From the genome of Bacteroidota bacterium, one region includes:
- a CDS encoding OadG family protein, giving the protein MEQGLIIAVVGYVTVFLALVVLYLVFTYIAKAYKLQIRQKLMRRGIRVDECCEEIFISGDVIAAISTALYMTYMLHDEESKVITIKRVSRMYSPWSSKIYGVRNFKK; this is encoded by the coding sequence ATGGAACAGGGGCTGATCATTGCCGTTGTGGGGTATGTGACGGTTTTCCTGGCCCTGGTAGTGTTATACCTCGTGTTTACATATATTGCCAAGGCATACAAATTGCAGATCCGTCAAAAGCTTATGAGGCGGGGCATCAGGGTGGACGAATGTTGCGAGGAGATTTTTATTTCAGGAGACGTGATCGCAGCTATCAGCACGGCTTTGTATATGACGTATATGCTTCATGATGAAGAAAGCAAAGTAATTACCATTAAAAGGGTATCACGGATGTATTCTCCATGGAGTTCAAAGATATACGGTGTAAGAAATTTTAAGAAATAA